Within the Rhodothermales bacterium genome, the region AGCACGCCCCGCAGTCGCTGCCCGAATTTTTGTAAACTCGGCACTCGGGTTGAGTTGCAAAAAAATGATCTACGTTGACGCAAGGCTTTACTCCTCCCCGTTCTGACGTCGATTTATCGACGTCAGAACTCGCCCCTCCTCGGTGAGAGGAGGGGCCTGATCACCAGGATTGGCCCAGATGTGCGAAAATTGTCCACAGTATTAAACCTGAATCCATCAGTTAAATCCAGCGCCCGACACAGCCGGCCGCTCGTCCTGGTTGGCCACCTGCCATGCCGTGGCGAAGATGAGCCGGGTGATGCGGGCCATGCGTTCGTATTCGATCTTCTCCGCCTCGTCCTCAAGGCCGTGGTAGTCCTCGTGGGTGCCTGTGAAGAAGAAGATAAACGGCACGCCGTGTTTGCCGAAGTTCCAGTGGTCGGACCGGCGGTAGAACTGGTTGGGGTCGTCTTTCGAATTGAACCGTTCGTCCAGTTCGAGGTGAGTGCCCGTCGCTGTGTTGACCTGCGCGTTGAGGTCGTGTAATTCCTGCGAGATCAGGTTGGAGCCGATGATGTAGACGTAGTTCTTGCTTTTCGACGGATGCGTGGGGTCGTATCGGCCGATCATGTCGATGTTGAGGTTCGTCACCGTGTTGGCGACCGGCACGAGTGGGTCGGAATCCGAGTAATACGCCGAGCCGAGCAGTCCTTTTTCTTCGCCGGAGACGTTCAGGAACAGGATGGACCGGCGAGGTCCGTTCCCATCCCGCTGGGCCGTCTTGAAGGCTTCCGCCATTTCGAGGACGGCCACCGTGCCCGAGCCATCGTCGTCGGCGCCGTTGAAGATGATGTCGCCTTCTCCGCCTTCGTTCATGCCGACATGGTCGTAGTGGGAGGAGATGACCACCACTTCATCCTTCAGCGCGGGGTCCGAGCCTTCGATGAACGCGGCGACGTTTTCGCTGGTCGTTTGGAAGGCCTCGTGTTCGATGGCACTCGAGAGCATCACATCGGGCACCGCGAAGACGGTGGGTTGGAGGCTGCTGTCGATGCCGGCCTTGAGCGCTTCGACCGTTTTGCCGGCGGGGGCGATGATCTGGTTGGCCAGGGCGGAAGAGATGACGTAATACGGGGGCGCGGCAGCGCCGCCCGCCTGTTCTTCAAGGGAGAGCTGGCCAACGCCACCAAGGGCCGCGGCGGCGCGTCGCGCCTGGTCGGCGGTCGGTTTGCCGTTGGGCCCGAGGTCGCCGACGACGAGGACGCCGCGGGGTCGGCCGCCCTCTCGACGCATCATGTTGCCCCGCTTCGTGTTGCCGCGGGCCGTCCACCGCGAGGGGGCGCCATCCTGGGTGGGGAGCAGGCTCTTTTCGGCGCTGACGAGCGGTTCGTCCAGCAGCACCATCAGCCAGGAGTCGGCGACCGAGAGGCCGGCGGCCTCCATCGCCTTGAAATCGTTATATCCCAGGGCGTCGTCCTCGATGCCGTAGCCCGCGAAGATAACCGGACCATTGACGGCCATCGCATTGCCGGCCGCGAGGTAGGCGTTGGCGCTCTGT harbors:
- a CDS encoding M28 family peptidase, translated to MHHLAASRLRLSPFVVLLSLIAVPACFAQSDAGRVASPADTPTALENPSLVQQYQATITESDLAAHLYVFASDYFEGRETATRGQKLAAMYLAGQYRKMGLDAKGNHPGDNAMAPERYFQPFPLYGRSLKAARLDITAGGRTVANVVFSAAEQSANAYLAAGNAMAVNGPVIFAGYGIEDDALGYNDFKAMEAAGLSVADSWLMVLLDEPLVSAEKSLLPTQDGAPSRWTARGNTKRGNMMRREGGRPRGVLVVGDLGPNGKPTADQARRAAAALGGVGQLSLEEQAGGAAAPPYYVISSALANQIIAPAGKTVEALKAGIDSSLQPTVFAVPDVMLSSAIEHEAFQTTSENVAAFIEGSDPALKDEVVVISSHYDHVGMNEGGEGDIIFNGADDDGSGTVAVLEMAEAFKTAQRDGNGPRRSILFLNVSGEEKGLLGSAYYSDSDPLVPVANTVTNLNIDMIGRYDPTHPSKSKNYVYIIGSNLISQELHDLNAQVNTATGTHLELDERFNSKDDPNQFYRRSDHWNFGKHGVPFIFFFTGTHEDYHGLEDEAEKIEYERMARITRLIFATAWQVANQDERPAVSGAGFN